The following proteins are co-located in the Vigna angularis cultivar LongXiaoDou No.4 chromosome 2, ASM1680809v1, whole genome shotgun sequence genome:
- the LOC108328417 gene encoding TPR repeat-containing protein ZIP4, protein MRIAEISSPELRPLQRETEANNRSLSHIEAIVKQLETLTAHKPPPETTTSDLRQCLTQLSQLAPFPNSLKLQIWKLSYRLWNACVDISNTTAIRSSSSATTESQAELRHIAADLLSIAGEVAGVPSPAIKSASFYHKTGLIWHNLRKFDLAAKCFERATDLVSKLDINSIVDAGERKLLLDLNLARSRTAWEVQDPSLSVALLNRSKSFLFGSCDHYADLAKQFMAFGKRVLSNSGADAIREALKLMNEALETCEKGFDTARTREEKVEIRGLRWKALRFIAAIHLQKEEYESVIKCVKVLRDSADGGDEHPSLSVLAMKAWLGLGRHGEAERELRGMVIDRGIPEGVWVSAVEAYFAAAGTAGAETAKGVFLGLLGRCHVSAGAAVRVAHRVAGGGGEGGRVRAKVVAELVSDERVVALFAGQDAAKDRVAMHAVLWNCGADNFQSKDYETSAELFEKSMLYIAHDTENKILRAKGYRVLCLCHLGLLQLDRAQEYINEAGKLEPNVVSAFLKFKIYLQKNDHKGAIDQIEAMTTCLDFQPDFLSLSAHEAVACHALPVAVASLSSMLNFYASGKSMPTAEVTVVRTLLTVLSQEPGNEQQVVKFLKHAYTRASEIGPDFFFGKEEVGRRERNWFAVTSWNYGTKAGQDKNYELSAEFLKLASDYYALIDGSDDSNVMVCKSLVLSVSSMIALEFERKTPMSETEVKQALHLLDRAGQMLKSNSARNSVDNDQISTIEPELLFIYTFCAYDIQGRLNDPGSQFLNVRNFASSKACKPYHLLQIGLSASQAPRLNHEVASFALNECLSSFLASPVPDYQNVALVMRKLISMASVYKGDTDDDLVYGMYRQAYRIMVGLKEDEYPIEEGKWLAMTSWNRAAVPVKLGQIEAGKKWMIVGLDIAKHVPGMEAYRACMEEVLGNLKKEP, encoded by the exons atgagaattgCAGAGATATCCTCGCCGGAGCTCCGTCCACTTCAGCGAGAGACAGAGGCTAACAACCGTAGCCTCTCCCATATCGAAGCAATCGTCAAGCAACTCGAAACGCTCACCGCCCATAAACCACCTCCGGAAACTACCACCTCGGATCTCCGACAATGTCTGACTCAGCTAAGTCAACTCGCTCCGTTTCCGAATTCGTTGAAGCTTCAGATCTGGAAGCTCAGTTACCGCCTCTGGAACGCATGCGTCGACATTTCCAACACCACCGCCATCCGCTCCTCATCCTCCGCCACCACCGAAAGTCAAGCCGAACTCCGACACATCGCCGCTGACCTTCTCTCTATCGCCGGAGAAGTCGCCGGTGTTCCCTCTCCGGCGATAAAATCGGCGTCGTTCTACCACAAGACCGGTCTGATTTGGCACAACCTCCGGAAATTTGATCTCGCGGCGAAGTGCTTCGAGCGCGCCACTGATCTGGTCTCGAAGCTTGACATCAATTCAATCGTCGACGCTGGAGAGAGAAAACTGTTGCTGGATCTGAACCTGGCACGGTCCCGAACAGCGTGGGAGGTTCAGGATCCAAGCTTGTCGGTGGCGCTGCTTAACCGGAGCAAGAGCTTCCTCTTCGGTTCGTGCGACCACTACGCGGATCTCGCGAAGCAGTTCATGGCGTTTGGGAAACGCGTGCTGTCGAACAGCGGCGCGGACGCGATTCGCGAGGCGCTGAAGCTGATGAACGAGGCGTTGGAGACTTGCGAAAAGGGATTCGATACAGCGCGAACACGGGAAGAGAAGGTGGAGATCCGAGGGTTGAGGTGGAAGGCACTTAGGTTTATTGCTGCGATTCATTTGCAAAAAGAGGAATATGAGAGCGTGATAAAGTGTGTGAAGGTTTTGAGAGACTCGGCTGATGGCGGTGACGAGCATCCGAGTCTTTCGGTGTTGGCGATGAAGGCGTGGTTAGGGTTGGGAAGGCATGGTGAGGCGGAGAGGGAGTTGCGGGGTATGGTGATTGACAGAGGGATTCCGGAGGGAGTTTGGGTTTCGGCGGTGGAGGCGTATTTTGCGGCGGCGGGGACAGCTGGGGCGGAGACAGCGAAGGGGGTGTTCTTGGGGCTGTTGGGAAGGTGTCATGTTAGTGCTGGGGCGGCGGTGAGGGTGGCGCATAGGGTGGCGGGTGGTGGCGGGGAAGGGGGGAGAGTGAGGGCTAAGGTGGTTGCCGAACTTGTGTCTGATGAGAGGGTGGTGGCCCTCTTTGCAGGACAGGATGCTGCTAAGGATAGGGTGGCAATGCATGCTGTTCTGTGGAATTG TGGTGCCGATAACTTTCAATCAAAAGATTATGAGACCAGTGCGGAACTCTTTGAAAAATCAATGCTATATATTGCACATGATACAGAGAACAAAATACTTCGAGCAAAGGGCTATAGAGTTCTGTGTCTCTGCCACCTTGGTCTCCTGCAGCTGGATCGTGCCCAAGAATACATCAATGAGGCTGGAAAG CTTGAGCCTAACGTTGTCTCTGCTTTTCTTAAG TTCAAAATTTATCTCCAAAAGAATGACCACAAAGGTGCTATTGATCAAATAGAAGCCATGACAACATGCCTTGACTTTCAACCCGATTTTCTCTCACTTTCAGCGCATGAAGCTGTTGCGTGTCATGCTCTACCTGTTGCTGTTGCCTCTCTATCAAGTATGCTAAACTTCTACGCATCGGGAAAGTCCATGCCCACTGCCGAAGTAACAGTTGTGCGCACCTTGCTGACAGTCCTCTCTCAAGAACCAGGTAACGAACAGCAAGTTGTCAAATTCTTAAAACATGCCTATACTCGAGCATCAGAGATTGGTCCCGATTTCTTCTTTGGGAAAGAGGAGGTTGGCAGACGGGAGCGGAATTGGTTTGCTGTGACTTCATGGAACTACGGTACAAAAGCGGGGCAGGATaagaattatgaattatcagcTGAGTTCTTAAAACTGGCATCAGATTATTATGCACTAATCGACGGGTCGGATGACAGCAATGTCATGGTTTGCAAATCGTTAGTGCTTTCTGTATCATCAATGATAGCTTTAGAGTTTGAAAGGAAGACTCCAATGTCAGAAACTGAAGTCAAGCAAGCTTTACACTTGCTAGATAGAGCAGGGCAG ATGCTAAAATCAAATTCGGCCAGGAACTCAGTTGACAATGACCAAATTAGTACCATTGAGCCTGAACTTCTTTTCATATACACTTTCTGTGCTTATGATATACAAGGCAGGCTGAATGACCCAGGGTCGCAATTTCTCAACGTGAGAAACTTTGCCAGTTCAAAGGCTTGCAAACCCTACCACCTCCTCCAAATTGGTCTCTCTGCCTCACAGGCACCACGGTTGAATCACGAAGTAGCATCCTTTGCTCTAAATGAATGCCTCTCATCTTTCCTAGCATCGCCAGTTCCAGATTACCAAAATGTTGCTCTTGTGATGCGCAAGCTTATATCCATGGCTAGCGTTTACAAGGGTGACACTGATGATGATCTTGTGTATGGCATGTACAGGCAAGCCTATAGAATAATGGTTGGCTTAAAGGAAGATGAATATCCAATTGAAGAAGGAAAGTGGCTTGCCATGACTTCATGGAACCGAGCAGCAGTGCCAGTGAAGTTGGGCCAGATTGAAGCAGGGAAGAAATGGATGATTGTCGGCTTGGACATTGCAAAGCATGTTCCAGGCATGGAAGCTTACAGAGCATGCATGGAAGAAGTCCTAGGTAATTTGAAGAAAGAACCTTGA
- the LOC108326997 gene encoding uncharacterized protein LOC108326997, which produces MEGLKVSKANLTVYIHPSKSNQVSQAVLRELSSLLFTFSEIVDGVVLAYDVNSLDTCAKILSGVHPYFGVRLKVNFLLFSPKPNTLLEGKVVKLTEDSIHVVVLGFSAAVIAEKDIREEFVWKMKKGHEVYASRSNKRHVIKVGTMIRFLVKSFDEEILHVYGSLIPDHTGSIHWLDKNLEVVSHADRSEKKKRIQPERIMLEQDAVDGELSTLDIVEKRTSAKRQKHLEES; this is translated from the exons ATGGAAGGCTTGAAGGTCTCGAAAGCGAATTTAACTGTATACATTCACCCTTCAAAGAGCAACCAGGTTTCCCAAGCCGTTCTCCGCGAACTCAGCTCCTTGCTTTTCAC GTTCAGCGAAATCGTCGACGGCGTCGTTTTGGCCTACGATGTCAACTCGCTCGACACGTGCGCTAAGATCCTCTCCGGCGTTCACCCTTACTTCGGCGTCAGACTCAAGGTCAATTTTTTGCTCTTTTCTCCCAAGCCAAACACGCTTTTag AAGGGAAGGTGGTTAAGCTTACGGAGGATTCCATTCACGTTGTTGTGCTTGGCTTTTCTGCTGCGGTTATAGCAGAGAAAGACATCAGGGAAGAGTTTGTGTGGAAAATG AAAAAAGGGCATGAGGTGTACGCAAGCAGGTCTAACAAGCGACATGTGATAAAGGTCGGGACCATGATACGGTTTTTAGTCAAGAG TTTTGATGAAGAAATACTTCATGTTTATGGATCTCTAATTCCTGATCACACAGGCAGCATTCATTGGTTGGACAAAAACTTAGAAGTTGTTTCCCATGCTGAcag gagtgaaaagaagaaaagaattcAGCCAGAACGAATAATGCTTGAACAAGATGCTGTGGATGGGGAACTGTCAACCTTGGACATTGTCGAAAAGAGAACAAGTGCAAAAAGGCAAAAACACTTGGAGGAATCTTGA